The Clostridiales bacterium FE2011 sequence TGCCATCCGGGTCTGGGGCTGCCAGATGGACTTTGCCCATCCGGAAGTTACTGCCAAAGAGGGCATTGAGAAGCTGCGTCAGTTCTTCATCTCCATCGGTATGCCCCGCAACTTTGCGGAACTCGGCGCCCGTGAGGAAGATATTCCCGTGCTGGTCGAGAACCTCTGCCGCGGCGACGGCCGTCCCGGAACCATCTCCGGTTTCGTCACCTTGAATGAGGATGATTGTGCTAACATTTACAGATTGATGCTGTAAGCATCAATCTGTAAATGTTCACTCTTCACTCTTCACTTTTCACTCTTCACTCATCACCGCAGACCGGAGGTCTCCCTCCGGTCTGTATACTCTTCACTGGAGAATTCTCCCGAGGTTTTTATGCGCAAGCAATTCGCCTGGCTGTGGAAGAATATGGACGCGCCCTTCCGCCGCCGCCATGTCATCGCCCTGTGCGTATGCGCCTTCACCTGTCTTTTGCTGCTGGTGAACCCTGCGCTTTCCCAGCGTCTCATTGATGACGTCATTGTTGCAGGCAATCCGGAACCCCTGCTTTCCATCCTGGCTGTCATGCTGGTGGTCAAGCTCGGCCGGGAAGGCCTGCGGTATATGATGGTCATCTTTCTGGAAAAAGATTCCCAGAATGTGGTCTTCAATCTTCGCCGCCGTCTGTTCAGCAAAATGCAATATAACGATATGGCCTTCTTTGATACCCACCGCACCGGCGACCTCATGACCCGTATGAGCGCCGACCTGGACTGGTGCCGTCATTTCCTGAGCTATATTGATTACCGCATCATCGACGCGGTATGCACTTTCCTCTTTGCTACAATTTATCTCCTGCTGGTCAATTGGAAGCTGACCCTGCTTCTGATTATCATTACGCCTATCCTGCTGCTGATCACCAAATTCTTTTCCCGTCACGTCCGTCCCCGCTTTGTTTTTATGCGTGAAAAGCTGTCGGAGATGAACACCGCGGCACAGGAAAACATCGCCGGCAACCGGGTCGTGAAAGCCTTTGCCCGGGAGGAGTATGAGAAGGAGCGGTTTGAGCAGAAGAACCAGGCTTTCATGGACAGTCATCTGCGCATCAATAAGCTCTGGCTCACTTTCTTCCCCATTATCGAGCTGCTGGTCAACGCCATTCAGCTGGTCACGGTCTTCGTGGGCGGCCTGTTCATCATCAGGGGTGAACTGACTCCCGGCGAACTGGCCATCTTTACAGGACTCAGCTGGGCTGTCTCCAACCCCATGCGGGAGCTTGGCAACCTGATCAACGACCTGCAGCGTTTCTCCACCTCCGCCGCGAAGGTCATGGAGCTGTATTACGGCACACCCTCCATTGTGGATGCCCCGGATGCGGTTGCCCATGAACGTATGCAGGGAAAGATCGAGTTTGATCACGTTTCCTTCCGTTTCGATACCAAGCCGGTCCTCACAGACGTATCCTTCTCGGTTCAGCCCGGTCAGACCGTGGCCGTCATGGGTCCCACAGGAAGCGGCAAAACCACGCTCATTCACCTGCTGGCCCGGTTTTATGATGTCTCCGAAGGCGCCATCCGGGTGGATGACTGTGATGTAAAACAATGGAAGCTCAGTGAGCTCCGGGGCGGCATCGGCACCGCCACCCAGGACGTCTTCCTCTTCTCGGATACCGTGGAAGGCAATATCGCCTTCGGCGATCAGTCCCTGACCCAGGAAGATGTTATGGATTTCGCCCGTCGGGCAGATGCCGCTGAATTTGCCGAAAAGCTTCCGGAAGGCTATGACACCATCATCGGCGAGCGCGGCGTCGGTCTCTCCGGCGGCCAGCGCCAGCGGATTGCCCTGGCCCGCGCCATGGCGGTCCGACCCGGCATCCTCATCATGGATGACACCACCTCCGCCGTGGACAGCGAGACAGAGCAGTATATCCAGGATCAGCTGCGCCACCTCCCCTATGAGTGCACCAAGTTCATCATTGCCCAGCGGATTTCTTCCATGCGGGACGCTGATCTGATCCTTGTCCTGCAGGATGGTAAAATCACCGAGCGCGGAACCCACAGTGAACTGCTGGCTATGAGGGGTTATTACTGGCAGACCTACTGCCTGCAATATGGCATCCCCATGGATGAAGAACAATCTACAGCCTCCGGCAGCAACAGTGCTGTCGGCGCCCCGGCTGCCGGAATGGGGGTGTAAGAGATGGCAAGGAATAAATTCGACGTTGACGAGCGTCTGGAATCCCCGTTCCGCTGGCAGCACCTGAAGCGGGCAGGCAAATACATTGCCCGTCATAAATACAAAATGCTGGCCGCGTTGCTGCTCAGCGCCATGGCCAGCGTTGCCTCCCTCTTTATCCCCAAGATCACCCAGTGGGTGCTGGATGAAGCCGTTCCCAACAAGGATACCGCCATGATCGGCCGGATGGCCCTCCTCTTTGTGGGCATCATCGCCCTGGGCATCGTGTTTACCACCATCCGTTCCCGGATGATGGCCCACGTCAGTCAGCGAATCATTCATGATATCCGCAGCGATCTGTTCGCCCACCTGCAGAAACTGCCCTTCAGCTATTACGACTCCCGGCCCGCCGGCAAAATCCTTGTCCGGGTCATCAACTACGTCAACTCTGTCTCAGATATTCTCTCCAACGGCATCATCAACATGATCCTGGAGATCATTAACCTGGTCTTCATCGTGGTCTTCATGTTCTCCACCAATACCACCCTGGCACTGGTCATCATCGCCGGCCTGCCGTTCTTCATCGGAATCATCATCCTCATCAAACCCCGCCAGCGCCGTGCCTGGCAGAACCAGAGTAACAAGAACAGCAATTATAATGCCTATCTGGCGGAATCCATCGACGGCGTCCGCGTCAGTCAGCTCTTTGACCGTCAGGAGGTTAACATTTCCATCATGGAACGGTTGGCCAACGCCTGCCGTGATGCCTGGCTGCGTGCCATAAAAATCAGCAACACCGTCTGGCTCTCCAGCGAAACCATGACACAGCTGGTTCTGACCTTCCTCTATATCGCCGGCGTCTACTGGATGGGTGGCGGCAAGATGGTCTCCTTCGGCGTGATCCTCGCCATGGGACAGTATGTCAGCCGTTTCTGGCAGCCCATCACCAACCTGGCAAATATCTATAATTCCTTCGTCAACAACATTGCCTACCTCGAACGGATCTTTGAAACCATGGACGAGCCGGTCATCGTGGATGACGTACCGGATGCGGAAGAGCTTCCGCCTATCACCGGTGAAGTGGATTATCAGGATGTCACCTTCGCCTATGAGGAAAACATCAACGTCCTGGAGCACATGAATCTCCACGTCCGTGCCGGTGAAAGCATCGCCCTCGTTGGTCCTACCGGAGCGGGAAAGAGCACCGTTATCAATCTGCTTTGCCGCTTCTATAACCTGAACGGCGGAAAAATCCTCCTGCACGATCAGGATGGCAAAGCGCACGATATCAGCCAGGTGACGCTCCATTCCCTGCGCAGCCAGCTGGGTATCATGCTGCAGGACAGCTTCATCTTCTCCGGCACCATCATGGACAACATCCGCTACGGCCGTCTGGATGCCACGGACTGTGAAGTCATCCAGGCCGCCCGTCGTGTCCGGGCAGATGAACTCATCCGGAAGATGCCCCAGGGCTACCAGACAGAGATCAAGGAACGCGGCGGCAATCTCAGCCAGGGCGAAAAACAGCTCATTGCCTTCGCCCGGACGCTCCTGTCTGACCCGGCCATCCTCATCCTGGATGAAGCAACTTCCTCCATTGATACCCAGACGGAAAAACTTCTTCAGGAAGGCATCCGGGAGATGCTCCGGGGCCGGACCAGCATCATCGTTGCCCACCGGCTCAGCACCATCAAAAACTGTGACCGGATCCTGTATATCAGCAACAAAGGCATCGCTGAAATGGGATCCCATGATGAACTGATGGCGAAAAAAGGCCTCTACTATCAGCTGTATACAGCACAAGTAGATCCGTCAGCTTAAGCTGGCGGATCTTTTTTATCTTCATATATTCTTTTCAATATCATTCTCATCGGCAAGCCGATTTCTTGCGCGGCCTCTGCTGTTAATCCTTCATCAATTCGTTGAATTTCTGTTTGAACATGTCGCTTGTGATCTCTTTGTTTTCATCCATCGCCCTTCTCAGGCTTTCCAGCGCGGTTGGCCCTCCGTTGTCATATACATTTGATACACATACATGGTCCGCAAAAACGATATTCTCCAGCGTCCTCAGCGGATTCGCATCAAACTCCCTGGCCATCCTCACAGCTTCCCGCATGCTGTCTTCTGCCTCCCTGCCTTTGCCGCTTCTATCCTCTCCAAAGGCCCGTACCAGATAATAAAGGCTGATAATCTTGTCCAGGTAACACACTTTTTCCGGGTCATCCTTCAGGTTCTTCAGGTAATCGATTGTCCACTGGGCAGCCCGGATGCCCTTTTCTACCTCTTTTGTTTCCCTGTAGTAGATAATATAACCGCTGATAACACTGATCATCTGGCTGATACTGTTCAGGAAAGCGGTTTCCGTGTATTTGATACCTTCCTTCAGCTGCTTTTCTTTCTCAATCAGGATTAGTCCGATCTCGGCGTCATTGTTGCCGCACAGGTTATTTTTCTTATATTCTTCAACGGCTTTCTTATAGTCTTCCAGCGAGGAATAGCATTCGGCTATATAGTTACGCAGTTCAACTTCATTGATCTCCGGATCTTTGTTCTGGGAAAACAGGTCAATCGCGTGCCGGAGCAGCTCAATGGCCCGTTTCAGTTCGTCATGTTGGCGATAAACGACGCCGATCTGCATATGGCATTTTGCCGCTCCGAGGACTATGTCGAAATGATTGGGAAATTTGATCAGCAAACTGTCATATTCCTTTGCGGTTTCCTCAATCGTATGTTCCTTGTAAAAGGCTTTAAGTCTCTCTACTTCTGTTTCCGCGTTGTTTCCGTGCATCGTGAACCCGATCAGAGCATCGACCGATACATGAAATAGTTCGGCAATCTGCATGACATACAGGAGATCTGGTTCAGAAGCTCCTCGCTCCCATTTCGAGATGGTACCCAGCGTGATTCCGAGCCTCTCTGCAAGCTGTTCCTGGCTGAGGCCCATGTTTTTCCGATAAATGCGGATATTTTCTGCCAGTTTATTTTCCATGTCTTTCCTCCGGAAATGATCATATTGTGATTGACGGAAATCGTGTTTGTCATGATTGCTTCCTCCTTATCAGCTTTCGCCGTTTTCCTTGGTTCGCAATCATCATACCTGATCCACCGTTTCCATTGAACACCCAATTCGTATAATTTGTCAAATATATATTCTACATTTCGTAGAGTTTCTATGGTTCTTTCAGGATCAGCCATTCCGTAACAACATCATTCCCGTTATGCATAAATAACGAGCAAACCCCTGTGCACGCACAGGGGTTTGCTCGTTTCTATCTATTCACTTCCGCTGCGTCCGCGCTGCCTTTGCCGTTCCCGGATTTACCTCTTGCCATGAACGCCTCCGCCAGTCACCCCGCAGCCTCATTGGACTTCCTGTATCCTTTATGCGGGTCTCCCTTTCTTCCTCTCACCTCCTGTTATTTTACTGTCCCTCTTCTTTGTGACTACATTATTACACACTTTATTTCGATTGTCAACACTTTTTTAACAATTTTGTAAAATATTTTTTA is a genomic window containing:
- a CDS encoding ABC transporter ATP-binding protein; this translates as MRKQFAWLWKNMDAPFRRRHVIALCVCAFTCLLLLVNPALSQRLIDDVIVAGNPEPLLSILAVMLVVKLGREGLRYMMVIFLEKDSQNVVFNLRRRLFSKMQYNDMAFFDTHRTGDLMTRMSADLDWCRHFLSYIDYRIIDAVCTFLFATIYLLLVNWKLTLLLIIITPILLLITKFFSRHVRPRFVFMREKLSEMNTAAQENIAGNRVVKAFAREEYEKERFEQKNQAFMDSHLRINKLWLTFFPIIELLVNAIQLVTVFVGGLFIIRGELTPGELAIFTGLSWAVSNPMRELGNLINDLQRFSTSAAKVMELYYGTPSIVDAPDAVAHERMQGKIEFDHVSFRFDTKPVLTDVSFSVQPGQTVAVMGPTGSGKTTLIHLLARFYDVSEGAIRVDDCDVKQWKLSELRGGIGTATQDVFLFSDTVEGNIAFGDQSLTQEDVMDFARRADAAEFAEKLPEGYDTIIGERGVGLSGGQRQRIALARAMAVRPGILIMDDTTSAVDSETEQYIQDQLRHLPYECTKFIIAQRISSMRDADLILVLQDGKITERGTHSELLAMRGYYWQTYCLQYGIPMDEEQSTASGSNSAVGAPAAGMGV
- a CDS encoding helix-turn-helix domain-containing protein, which codes for MENKLAENIRIYRKNMGLSQEQLAERLGITLGTISKWERGASEPDLLYVMQIAELFHVSVDALIGFTMHGNNAETEVERLKAFYKEHTIEETAKEYDSLLIKFPNHFDIVLGAAKCHMQIGVVYRQHDELKRAIELLRHAIDLFSQNKDPEINEVELRNYIAECYSSLEDYKKAVEEYKKNNLCGNNDAEIGLILIEKEKQLKEGIKYTETAFLNSISQMISVISGYIIYYRETKEVEKGIRAAQWTIDYLKNLKDDPEKVCYLDKIISLYYLVRAFGEDRSGKGREAEDSMREAVRMAREFDANPLRTLENIVFADHVCVSNVYDNGGPTALESLRRAMDENKEITSDMFKQKFNELMKD
- a CDS encoding ABC transporter ATP-binding protein: MARNKFDVDERLESPFRWQHLKRAGKYIARHKYKMLAALLLSAMASVASLFIPKITQWVLDEAVPNKDTAMIGRMALLFVGIIALGIVFTTIRSRMMAHVSQRIIHDIRSDLFAHLQKLPFSYYDSRPAGKILVRVINYVNSVSDILSNGIINMILEIINLVFIVVFMFSTNTTLALVIIAGLPFFIGIIILIKPRQRRAWQNQSNKNSNYNAYLAESIDGVRVSQLFDRQEVNISIMERLANACRDAWLRAIKISNTVWLSSETMTQLVLTFLYIAGVYWMGGGKMVSFGVILAMGQYVSRFWQPITNLANIYNSFVNNIAYLERIFETMDEPVIVDDVPDAEELPPITGEVDYQDVTFAYEENINVLEHMNLHVRAGESIALVGPTGAGKSTVINLLCRFYNLNGGKILLHDQDGKAHDISQVTLHSLRSQLGIMLQDSFIFSGTIMDNIRYGRLDATDCEVIQAARRVRADELIRKMPQGYQTEIKERGGNLSQGEKQLIAFARTLLSDPAILILDEATSSIDTQTEKLLQEGIREMLRGRTSIIVAHRLSTIKNCDRILYISNKGIAEMGSHDELMAKKGLYYQLYTAQVDPSA